In Yarrowia lipolytica chromosome 1F, complete sequence, a genomic segment contains:
- a CDS encoding uncharacterized protein (Compare to YALI0F15961g, no similarity), which translates to MIDKLLDQYIGDVSFSNVYSAEEPWSIYDEYPEIPPRVQPVENSLIGDLDNFSLSVPSEISLDAGGLEITSSVTVVTKRADRVAGGQTLYGDILGSLSGLDGYGQAGSERTHQVTLEKSTEADGLGKSVLEELSEEEKFEATKVKGEEELVQDTDKVFGAPDLAIYKKRFAYGEKLVLAELRARKKRLKQLIERISATKSKRERERTNIQLSLSPFYAWADEDEFDEELARWDGSYDDINASSGIRRGI; encoded by the coding sequence ATGATCGACAAACTATTAGACCAGTACATTGGAGATGTGAGTTTTTCGAACGTTTATTCCGCCGAGGAGCCGTGGAGTATCTACGACGAGTATCCTGAGATTCCGCCGCGTGTTCAACCAGTGGAGAATTCTCTGATTGGAGACTTGGACAATTTCAGTCTCAGTGTACCTTCTGAGATTTCTTTGGACGCGGGCGGTTTGGAAATCACGTCATCGGTCACCGTTGTCACCAAGAGAGCGGACAGAGTTGCAGGCGGTCAGACTCTCTATGGAGACATTCTGGGGAGTTTGAGTGGTTTGGATGGGTATGGGCAGGCTGGTTCAGAGAGAACTCATCAAGTGACACTGGAGAAGTCGACTGAAGCAGATGGGCTGGGTAAGAGCgtgttggaggagctgtctgAGGAAGAGAAGTTTGAGGCCACGAAGGTCAAGGGCGAGGAAGAGTTAGTACAGGACACGGACAAGGTGTTTGGAGCTCCCGATCTCGCCATTTACAAGAAGCGGTTTGCCTACGGCGAGAAACTTGTGCTGGCCGAACTCAGAGCtaggaagaagaggttgaaGCAACTTATTGAGCGCATCTCGGCAACCAAATCCAAGCgggagagagaaagaaCCAATATCCAGCTTTCCCTGTCGCCTTTTTATGCCTGGGCCGACGAAGATGAGTTCGATGAGGAGCTTGCCCGCTGGGATGGAAGTTATGATGATATTAACGCTAGTAGTGGTATAAGAAGAGGTATTTAA
- a CDS encoding uncharacterized protein (Truncated form of YALI0F15939g, weakly similar to uniprot|P32591 Saccharomyces cerevisiae YJL176c SWI3 transcription regulatory protein), whose product MLTWQVVMSLPPMLMLLLTLHPLNLLRVLILLLTLRLPVETHHPPPPPPTTVTEEPATDTINDGAVVTETTSSTTESLPAAEGATTATDTAEEAANGADADGAANGSSSEPKPETSEPAAATSPAPALPSDGMDVDYMPADQDDKEDDWNMDLEPEWEATGGIAETTKVEPKASAEPRDDKEADSEMLDADTAIPDDQKLKETKPVVAPPPVPRNAVPDYIPQAHTIVIPSYASWFNVNRIHSIEKKSIPEFFNQRNNSKTPEVYKRYRAFMINTYRLHPTEYLTVTAVRRNLLGDVCAIMRVHQFLEKWGLINYQVDIEARPQMVAPPFTGHWEVTEDMPRGLFPFQAYRGTRFLKRAGENGSIEEGGSIEAKKPKVEGDDTADAVDGGNSNDNKDTSSKEGGAEVGTQGDTVRVKPEPTTPQVEPFVQSDPEWTKREVYNLLNGIEEHGNDWTAISETVGNKTREQCLLKFISLSTEDKYLGKSGDVSASTSGQDIKVSPLQVSPKYLPFDHVDNPVLSVVSFLTGLVDPTVVSAMTGRGVEEIRKTLKLEMTEQKKQQLLERRRKREQEKKDKEAAAAKDGDSKDGGEKEGGEGDKDDKDAVKEEGSDDDPALYPPGASDSTDAGTSIKDVPLETLTSLGYSTLGTKAQVFADFSEKEMYRDMFELTKAQATKMEMKMEKFAELERIIEMERRQLQMEREQVFLQRLLLNKKVSQVDNLLTQAAEETKNQQLIDQARSIVRGATKLSFAPTVQDQALENSCVENSLDNVTPVTQKKQTFTFWQA is encoded by the coding sequence ATGCTGACGTGGCAGGTGGTGATGAGCCTGCCCCCGatgttgatgctgttgcTGACACTGCACCCGTTGAACCTCCTGCGGGTGCTGATACTCCTGTTGACGCTACGGCTTCCTGTGGAGACccaccacccaccaccaccaccacccaccacTGTGACCGAGGAGCccgccacagacacaattAACGACGGTGCTGTTGTTACAGAgaccacctcttccactaCCGAGAGtcttcctgctgctgagggTGCTACTACTGCCACTGACACTGCTGAAGAGGCCGCAAACGGTGCAGATGCAGATGGTGCAGCAAACGGTTCCAGCTCTGAACCCAAGCCTGAGACCTctgagcctgctgctgccacgTCACCTGCACCGGCACTGCCCTCAGATGGTATGGATGTAGACTACATGCCTGCGGAccaggacgacaaggaggatgacTGGAACATGGACCTGGAGCCTGAGTGGGAGGCCACCGGTGGAATCGCCGAGACCACCAAAGTCGAGCCCAAAGCCTCCGCAGAGCCCAgggacgacaaggaggctgacTCGGAGATGCTTGACGCAGACACAGCCATCCCCGACGACCAAAAActcaaggagaccaagCCCGTGGTCGCCCCACCACCCGTGCCCCGAAACGCGGTGCCCGATTACATCCCCCAGGCGCACACTATTGTGATCCCGTCTTACGCCAGCTGGTTCAACGTGAACCGCATCCACTCGATAGAGAAGAAATCCATTCCCGAGTTCTTCAATCAGCGCAACAACTCTAAGACACCTGAGGTGTACAAGCGGTACCGTGCTTTCATGATCAACACCTACCGACTGCACCCCACGGAGTACCTAACTGTGACTGCTGTGAGACGAAACTTGCTAGGCGACGTGTGTGCCATCATGAGAGTGCACCAGTTTCTCGAAAAGTGGGGTCTCATCAACTACCAGGTTGATATTGAGGCCCGACCCCAAATGGTTGCCCCTCCCTTTACAGGCCACTGGGAGGTGACTGAGGACATGCCACGTGGTCTGTTCCCCTTCCAGGCATACAGGGGCACTCGTTTCCTGAAACGGGCTGGCGAGAACGGCTCCATCGAGGAGGGTGGCTCGATTGAGGCCAAAAAGCCGAAGGTGGAGGGTGATGATACTGCCGATGCTGTGGATGGTGgcaacagcaacgacaacaaggaTACCAGCAGTAAAGAGGGTGGGGCCGAGGTAGGCACCCAGGGCGACACAGTGCGAGTCAAACCCGAACCCACAACTCCCCAGGTTGAGCCATTTGTGCAGTCCGATCCCGAATGGACTAAGCGGGAGGTGTACAACCTGCTCAACGGTATCGAGGAGCATGGAAACGACTGGACCGCCATTTCCGAGACAGTCGGCAACAAGACCCGGGAGCAGTGTCTGCTCAAGTTCATCTCCTTGTCTACCGAAGACAAGTATCTGGGCAAGAGTGGCGATGTTTCAGCGTCTACATCTGGCCAGGACATCAAGGTGTCTCCTCTTCAGGTGAGTCCCAAGTACCTGCCGTTTGACCATGTGGATAACCCTGTTTTGTCGGTGGTTTCGTTCCTGACTGGTCTTGTGGACCCTACTGTGGTGTCTGCCATGACCGGTCGaggtgtggaggagattcgAAAGACCCTCAAACTCGAAATGACTGAGCAAAAGAAGcaacagctgctggagcgaAGACGAAAGCGAGAGcaggaaaagaaggataaggaggctgctgctgccaaagATGGTGACAGTAAGGACGGTGGGGAGAaggaaggtggagaaggagataaggacgacaaggacgccgtcaaggaggagggttCTGATGATGACCCAGCTCTGTATCCCCCGGGAGCATCTGACTCTACCGATGCCGGCAcctccatcaaggacgtgCCTCTTGAGACGCTCACGTCGCTGGGCTACTCTACCCTGGGCACCAAGGCGCAGGTCTTTGCCGACTTTTCCGAGAAGGAAATGTACCGGGACATGTTTGAGCTGACCAAGGCGCAGGCCAcaaagatggagatgaagatggaaaAGTTTGCCGAGTTGGAGCGCATCATCGAGATGGAGCGACGGCAGCTGCAGATGGAGCGTGAGCAGGTGTTCCTGCAgcgtctgctgctcaacaaaAAGGTGTCGCAGGTGGACAATCTGCTTACAcaggctgctgaggagaccaagaaccaGCAACTGATTGACCAGGCCCGTTCCATTGTGCGGGGAGCCACCAAGCTGTCGTTTGCACCTACTGTGCAGGACCAGGCGCTGGAGAACAGTTGTGTGGAAAACTCGCTGGACAATGTCACTCCTGTgacccagaagaagcagaccTTTACTTTCTGGCAGGCTTAG